The DNA window CCGTACTGGTTCCTCTCGTGCGCCTGACGACGTGGCTGTGGCGGTCGGTGCCGCGGTGGCCGTCCAGGGTGTGGCGCTGGGCGAAGGCGCTGAGCGTCGACCCGCACCCGGCCGGACCCTTCAACGACTCGCGGGACGTGTGGCCGATGCCGGCGGATGAATGAGCCTCCGGCTGGGGCCGAACGCGGGACGACCTTCCGCAACCGTTCGCTAGCTGCTGGTGTGGTGCTTCGCGAACTTGACGAAGGAAGCCCAGCGGGCGGGGGCGAAGGCCAGGGCCGGGCCGGCGATGTCCTTGCTGTCGCGCACGCGCACGAGGCCCGGAAGGTTGTCGGCCACCTCGACGCAGGCGCCCTCGTTGCCGCTGTAGCTGCTCTTACGCCAGCGGGCCATGGTCAGTTCAGTCATCGTAAGTCTCCTTGATCAGGGCACCCACCAGATCCTCGGAAGCACGTTCGTCCAAGGCGAGATCCCACAGAGTCTCCCAAGCCGCGACGTAGGTCTCCACCTCGCTGGGGCGATCAAGGTAGAGGCTGCCGGTCAGCGACTCGCTGTAGACGGTGCTGGATTCTGCGGGCCGCGTTCCCTTCGCCGGGAAGTCGAGGATGATGAACGCTCCGGCGACGGATGCCCGGTGAGGGCCGACGCTCGCGGGCAGCACGCGGACCGTGATGTTCCGTGCCTGGGCCGCGTTGACCAGATGGGCTAGCTGAGCCCGCCATGCCTCCACGTCGCTGATGGGGCGGCGAAGGACGGCCCCGTCGACGATCGCTTCGAAGGCCGGCGCGGCAGGGCTCCTTCGCGCCAGAAGCTTCTGCCGCTCCATTCGTAGGGCGACCTTCTGCGCCACCTCCTGCGGCGTGCGACCGGGCTTGGTCTCGAACACCGCTGACATGTACTCCGGCGTCTGGAGCAGTCCCGGAATCAGGTTCGGCTCGTAGTGCCGGACATGACG is part of the Micromonospora sp. WMMD980 genome and encodes:
- a CDS encoding DUF397 domain-containing protein, which gives rise to MTELTMARWRKSSYSGNEGACVEVADNLPGLVRVRDSKDIAGPALAFAPARWASFVKFAKHHTSS
- a CDS encoding helix-turn-helix transcriptional regulator, which encodes MVETGSSVPRRQLGRLLRQAREEAGIALEAAATTLEWSRAKMYRLEAGRTSLRTHDVNLMCQLYGTSTELTEVLVSLARESKSKGWWHAYGDVIPAWFELYVGLEAAARHVRHYEPNLIPGLLQTPEYMSAVFETKPGRTPQEVAQKVALRMERQKLLARRSPAAPAFEAIVDGAVLRRPISDVEAWRAQLAHLVNAAQARNITVRVLPASVGPHRASVAGAFIILDFPAKGTRPAESSTVYSESLTGSLYLDRPSEVETYVAAWETLWDLALDERASEDLVGALIKETYDD